Proteins from a single region of Amblyomma americanum isolate KBUSLIRL-KWMA chromosome 10, ASM5285725v1, whole genome shotgun sequence:
- the LOC144108247 gene encoding solute carrier family 22 member 6-like — MPFTSWGRHPEIEVPSPERAFRGCPTAGGGRPPLGTTVYGHGHFQRVICCFAAVSLVVLQCHGRAFALITRPVDHWCRPPAEFAVLSVPDWKNVGVPLDEKGRASECLAYVQPGQQPNDTETYECDAWDYDPVRAAHTARSYWDLVCHRSWLVNMGNAVFMSGAVLLVPFAGIAADMFGRETIIMLGVAALLSSTVCTCVAHSYAAYLVASFVNSACASSTFVISLILMYEVAPLNYRAFYIAVSCSLGVLLVDVFVLVLALFPLSWHMLQGIVLSPTALLLIGPCVVFESPLWLLAASRVDEAEAVMLKAAKMNDMHRAVAKQAMMKVRSQLNRVEKNTDTSRSSSLMHSFEGGNYLVRVFFVAFSLMLGFYGLSWSSRMRNDTRISFLAVVLSAPSYVAMYLALISLGRLQLLVATMALMGGTCSLFGIAIYANPRVVGDALLVLAQCCARVMVPAGYLYMAELFPTSVRSIVMCGAYACGRLGAVAASVLSLLEEFGREDLEFAIMGSAVFGGVAALLGLPETSHGLVDYVHAAGSVEEDMIRIVQGTPDATPIHRPSKRRKRSKTNP; from the exons ATGCCCTTCACTTCTTGGGGGAGGCACCCGGAGATCGAGGTGCCGAGTCCCGAGCGAGCTTTCCGCGGCTGCCCTACTGCCGGCGGCGGTCGACCACCGCTCGGCACTACTGTCTACGGCCACGGACACTTCCAGAGGGTCATATGCTGTTTCGCCGCCGTCTCACTCGTCGTGCTACAGTGCCACGGCCGGGCCTTCGCTCTCATAACACGCCCCGTGGACCACTGGTGCCGACCGCCGGCCGAGTTCGCCGTCCTCTCCGTGCCAGATTGGAAGAACGTCGGTGTTCCACTGGACGAAAAGGGGCGCGCCAGCGAGTGCCTCGCCTACGTCCAGCCCGGCCAGCAGCCCAACGACACCGAGACCTACGAGTGCGACGCCTGGGACTACGATCCTGTGCGTGCCGCGCACACTGCGAGAAGCTACTGGGATCTGGTCTGCCACAGGTCGTGGCTGGTGAACATGGGCAACGCGGTCTTCATGAGCGGCGCCGTTCTGCTCGTTCCATTCGCCGGTATCGCTGCTGACATGTTCGGACGCGAGACCATCATTATGTTGGGCGTCGCGGCGCTTCTCTCAAGCACCGTGTGCACCTGCGTCGCGCATTCCTACGCTGCGTACCTAGTAGCGAGCTTCGTGAACTCAGCCTGCGCCAGCTCCACATTCGTGATCAGCCTCATCCTGATGTACGAGGTGGCACCCCTGAACTACCGCGCCTTCTACATCGCTGTCTCCTGCTCTCTGGGCGTCTTGCTCGTGGACGTCTTCGTGCTCGTTCTGGCGCTGTTCCCGCTCTCCTGGCACATGCTGCAAGGGATCGTCCTCTCCCCCACTGCGCTCCTGCTCATCGGCCCATGCGTCGTGTTCGAGTCTCCCCTGTGGCTCCTGGCGGCGTCCAGGGTGGACGAGGCCGAGGCAGTCATGCTCAAGGCTGCCAAAATGAACGACATGCATCGAGCCGTGGCCAAGCAGGCCATGATGAAGGTCAGGAGCCAGCTGAACCGCGTCGAGAAGAACACTGACACGTCCCGTTCGTCTTCGCTCATGCACAGCTTCGAGGGAGGCAACTACTTGGTCAGAGTGTTCTTCGTGGCGTTTTCGCTGATGCTGGGCTTCTACGGGCTGTCCTGGAGCAGCAGGATGCGCAATGACACCAGGATAAGCTTCCTGGCTGTCGTCCTGTCCGCGCCTTCGTACGTGGCCATGTACCTGGCGCTCATCTCCTTGGGCAG GCTGCAGCTGTTGGTGGCGACCATGGCTCTGATGGGCGGCACCTGCTCCCTGTTCGGCATCGCCATCTACGCCAATCCCCGCGTGGTGGGCGACGCCCTGCTGGTGCTCGCCCAGTGCTGCGCCCGCGTCATGGTACCGGCTGGATACCTGTACATGGCCGAGCTCTTCCCCACCAGCGTCCGCAGCATCGTCATGTGCGGCGCCTACGCGTGCGGCCGCCTGGGCGCCGTGGCCGCTTCGGTGCTGTCTCTGCTTGAGGAGTTCGGCCGCGAGGACCTCGAGTTCGCCATCATGGGCTCGGCGGTGTTCGGGGGCGTCGCCGCGCTGCTCGGGTTGCCGGAGACGAGCCATGGCCTCGTCGACTACGTCCACGCGGCTGGGTCCGTCGAGGAGGACATGATCAGGATTGTGCAGGGGACACCGGACGCGACGCCCATTCACAGGCCTTCGAAGCGTAGAAAGAGGTCGAAAACGAACCCGTAG